A genomic segment from Haloarcula limicola encodes:
- a CDS encoding carbohydrate ABC transporter permease, protein MATETEADREFTTTDVSHLETEQSTREKTLLWVDDHLKWLMTLPAVLILFALTFYPLVRALQMSTMQFLPTGTTFVGAQNYVDLLSNEAFINSLVVTAQFVGIAVGIEFLLGFGIALLLNKKIKLRGLWQTLILIPMILSPTVIGLIWRLLYAPNGLLDYIVAPLTGGANVGWVSETSVALYSVILTDIWQWTPLVVLVLFAGLQSVPDNISEAAVMDGASRWQRFLHITLPYLKSLIVLVLIIRLVDALRVFAKVFVLTRGGPGSATNVISMQMYRTAFRFSNFGEASAMAVSLLVVVLILAMSFVKIANVEFGS, encoded by the coding sequence ATGGCCACTGAGACGGAGGCGGACCGCGAATTCACGACGACCGACGTCAGTCACCTCGAAACCGAGCAGTCGACGCGAGAGAAGACCCTGTTGTGGGTCGACGACCACCTGAAGTGGTTGATGACGCTGCCGGCGGTCCTCATCCTGTTCGCGCTGACGTTCTACCCGCTGGTGCGCGCGCTGCAGATGTCGACGATGCAGTTCCTGCCGACGGGGACGACGTTCGTCGGCGCACAGAACTACGTCGACCTGTTGAGCAACGAGGCGTTCATCAACTCACTGGTCGTCACCGCCCAGTTTGTCGGCATCGCCGTGGGCATCGAGTTCCTGCTGGGCTTCGGCATCGCCCTGCTGTTGAACAAGAAGATCAAGCTCCGCGGGCTCTGGCAGACGCTCATCCTCATCCCGATGATCCTCTCGCCGACGGTCATCGGACTCATCTGGCGGCTGCTGTACGCGCCCAACGGCCTGCTCGACTACATCGTCGCCCCGCTGACCGGCGGTGCCAACGTCGGTTGGGTCAGCGAGACGAGCGTGGCGCTGTACTCGGTCATCCTGACCGACATCTGGCAGTGGACGCCGCTGGTCGTCCTCGTGTTGTTCGCCGGCCTGCAGTCGGTCCCGGACAACATCAGCGAGGCGGCCGTCATGGACGGGGCCTCGCGCTGGCAGCGTTTCCTCCACATCACGCTGCCGTACCTCAAATCGCTCATCGTGCTGGTCCTGATCATCCGCCTCGTGGACGCGCTGCGGGTGTTCGCGAAGGTGTTCGTCCTGACCCGCGGCGGTCCCGGGAGCGCGACGAACGTGATCAGCATGCAGATGTACCGGACCGCGTTCCGGTTCAGTAACTTCGGCGAAGCCTCGGCGATGGCCGTCTCGCTGCTCGTGGTCGTGCTGATCCTCGCTATGAGCTTCGTCAAGATCGCAAACGTGGAGTTCGGCTCATGA
- a CDS encoding extracellular solute-binding protein — translation MASESQPSVDSDSAREKSRSTLSRRRFIASTGVASAVALAGCGGGGGDGGDGGDGGGGSTGSGTNQAASELSVAAVEGSGRLFKRLMDEYVSDDTGIDVSVQLFPYANLFEKTSSILSAQSDAYDIMFMDDPWFPQFAANMDPLLDWLPGELPSDALIDQVEKIAQWPTPGAPKVPSAQGKESTVKGQVIVGNTQLYAYNKGYYDQVGADAPETWDDVLSAGKKITEQVDGANGYIIRGKRGNPAMANFFSLGNAIGGDMFNKDWRYNWAGESGTAAVEFWARQLREISPDGVTSFNSDAVLNGLGSGSAAQAPAWPSAASLLLDPEKSKEADNLEFIPIPKGHTGAKRQAPTQGNWIMGINSFVSDSKKKAAGEVIQSAISAEAQSKYVELGGVPFRHDTFENHMDAQTWFPALYESLQNAQWRPRTPLYSEFGVSHGQLLNSCLAGDLSPSEMTSKAKNQIESTLSNAGYYE, via the coding sequence ATGGCGTCTGAGAGCCAGCCAAGTGTAGATAGTGATTCGGCCAGAGAAAAGAGTCGGTCGACGCTGAGTCGGCGTCGCTTCATCGCCAGTACCGGCGTGGCGTCGGCGGTCGCACTCGCCGGTTGCGGCGGCGGTGGCGGCGACGGTGGTGACGGCGGCGACGGGGGCGGCGGGTCGACCGGCAGCGGGACGAACCAAGCGGCGAGCGAGCTCTCGGTGGCGGCGGTCGAGGGGTCCGGGCGGCTGTTCAAGCGGCTCATGGACGAGTACGTGAGCGACGACACCGGAATCGACGTCAGCGTCCAGCTGTTCCCGTACGCCAACCTCTTCGAGAAGACAAGCAGTATCCTCTCGGCTCAGAGCGACGCGTACGACATCATGTTCATGGACGACCCGTGGTTCCCGCAGTTCGCGGCAAACATGGACCCGCTGCTGGACTGGCTCCCCGGCGAACTCCCGTCGGACGCGCTCATCGACCAGGTCGAGAAAATCGCTCAATGGCCGACGCCGGGCGCGCCGAAGGTCCCGTCGGCCCAGGGCAAGGAGTCGACCGTCAAGGGGCAGGTCATCGTCGGCAACACGCAGCTCTACGCCTACAACAAGGGCTACTACGACCAGGTCGGTGCCGACGCTCCGGAGACGTGGGACGACGTCCTCAGCGCCGGCAAGAAGATCACGGAGCAGGTCGACGGCGCGAACGGGTACATCATCCGGGGGAAGCGCGGTAACCCCGCGATGGCGAACTTCTTCTCGCTGGGGAACGCCATCGGGGGGGACATGTTCAACAAGGACTGGCGGTACAACTGGGCCGGCGAGTCCGGGACGGCCGCCGTCGAGTTCTGGGCCAGACAACTGCGGGAGATCAGTCCCGACGGCGTCACCTCGTTCAACAGCGACGCCGTGCTCAACGGGCTCGGAAGCGGGTCGGCCGCGCAGGCCCCGGCGTGGCCCTCGGCCGCGTCGCTGCTGCTCGACCCCGAGAAGTCCAAGGAGGCCGACAACCTGGAGTTCATCCCCATTCCGAAAGGGCACACCGGTGCGAAGCGACAGGCACCGACGCAGGGGAACTGGATCATGGGGATCAACAGTTTCGTCTCCGACTCGAAAAAGAAGGCCGCCGGCGAGGTCATCCAGTCGGCGATCTCCGCGGAGGCCCAGTCGAAGTACGTCGAGTTGGGTGGCGTCCCGTTCCGTCACGACACCTTCGAGAACCACATGGACGCACAGACGTGGTTCCCGGCGCTCTACGAGAGCCTACAGAACGCGCAGTGGCGACCCCGGACGCCGCTCTACTCCGAGTTCGGCGTCAGCCACGGCCAACTGCTCAACTCCTGCCTGGCCGGCGACCTCTCGCCCAGTGAGATGACCAGTAAGGCGAAGAACCAGATCGAATCGACGCTCAGCAACGCCGGCTACTACGAGTAA
- a CDS encoding HpcH/HpaI aldolase family protein — protein MTHIKDAIEGRDYPFGTWTSIGHPAVAEGLAQLDLDFLLVDMEHTTMSLETVESMARAVDAAESETNAVVRVPWNDPVRLKRVIDIGIAGVMVPMIDDAEEARELVRSLRYPPDGIRGIAGSRATGYGRNFQEYVDNANGSILTIAQIETEAGLENAEEIARVDGIDALFVGPADLSAALGLFAEWDTDEFADAVESVIEAGNDAGTPVGTLTVDTDVIESRIEQGFDFLIAGKDISLLMDSVESARSDYEAALEAAIPASSD, from the coding sequence ATGACACATATCAAGGACGCGATCGAGGGCCGCGATTACCCCTTCGGCACGTGGACCTCCATCGGACACCCGGCGGTCGCAGAAGGACTGGCACAGCTCGACCTCGACTTCCTCCTGGTCGACATGGAACACACGACGATGTCCCTCGAAACCGTCGAGAGCATGGCCCGCGCGGTCGACGCCGCGGAGAGCGAGACGAACGCGGTCGTGCGGGTCCCGTGGAACGATCCGGTTCGACTGAAGCGGGTCATCGACATCGGCATCGCCGGTGTCATGGTCCCAATGATCGACGACGCGGAGGAGGCCCGCGAACTCGTCCGGTCGCTGCGCTATCCACCGGACGGCATCCGCGGTATCGCCGGGAGCCGCGCGACCGGGTACGGCCGGAACTTCCAGGAGTACGTCGACAACGCCAACGGCTCCATCCTGACCATCGCCCAGATAGAGACCGAGGCGGGTCTCGAAAACGCCGAGGAGATCGCTCGCGTCGACGGCATCGACGCGCTGTTCGTCGGCCCGGCGGACCTCTCGGCCGCCCTCGGACTGTTCGCCGAGTGGGACACCGACGAGTTCGCCGACGCCGTCGAGTCGGTGATAGAAGCCGGAAACGACGCCGGGACGCCGGTGGGAACGCTGACCGTCGACACGGACGTCATCGAATCGCGGATCGAACAGGGCTTCGACTTCCTCATCGCGGGCAAGGACATCTCGCTGCTGATGGACAGCGTCGAGAGCGCGCGGTCGGACTACGAGGCCGCCCTCGAAGCGGCGATTCCCGCGTCCTCGGACTGA
- a CDS encoding alcohol dehydrogenase catalytic domain-containing protein yields MQAVALTRGERELRLVEKSRPEPMDGEVLVRTLSVGIDGSDRRIVDGEIGEFPEGEDHLVLGHEAVGVVEEPNGTALERGDFVVPLVRRPTDDADGSSAELDMAEPDTFVERGIFGAHGYMAEFFTSRPEHLVVVPESVADYGFFVEPASLVEKSLEQAFAARSAFEWSPSTALVLGNGNLGLLALARLADRPAFERTYCLGRRDRPDPTIDFVESVGGTYVDSRATSPEAIPETYEPVDFAFEATGYPNHSVEVVRALASNGVATLQGIPGSADAEIDLGEFHAGLVVENKALLGVVNSRASHFEAASEWLAETDTEALDGLITGVFVPGEVEAAFADDESTMKTVVTFE; encoded by the coding sequence ATGCAGGCCGTAGCACTCACGCGAGGCGAGAGGGAGCTCCGACTCGTCGAGAAGTCCCGACCGGAACCGATGGACGGCGAAGTTCTCGTGCGGACGCTCTCGGTCGGTATCGACGGCTCCGACAGGCGAATCGTCGACGGCGAGATCGGCGAGTTCCCCGAGGGCGAAGACCACCTCGTCCTCGGCCACGAGGCGGTCGGCGTCGTCGAAGAGCCGAACGGGACGGCCCTCGAACGCGGCGACTTCGTCGTCCCGCTGGTGCGCCGACCGACCGACGACGCCGACGGCTCCTCCGCCGAACTCGACATGGCAGAACCCGACACGTTCGTCGAGCGCGGGATATTCGGCGCGCACGGCTACATGGCCGAGTTCTTCACGAGTCGACCGGAGCATCTCGTCGTCGTCCCCGAGTCGGTCGCCGACTACGGCTTCTTCGTCGAGCCGGCCAGTCTCGTCGAGAAGTCCCTCGAACAGGCGTTTGCGGCGCGGTCCGCGTTCGAGTGGTCGCCCTCGACCGCGCTCGTGCTCGGGAACGGCAATCTGGGGTTGTTGGCGCTCGCTCGCCTCGCCGACCGACCTGCGTTCGAGCGGACGTACTGCCTCGGCCGGCGGGACCGGCCGGACCCGACGATCGACTTCGTCGAGTCCGTCGGCGGGACGTACGTCGATTCGAGAGCGACATCGCCGGAGGCGATACCCGAGACGTACGAGCCGGTGGATTTCGCCTTCGAAGCGACCGGCTATCCGAACCACTCCGTGGAAGTGGTTCGGGCGCTGGCTTCGAACGGCGTCGCGACGCTCCAGGGGATTCCCGGGTCGGCGGACGCGGAGATCGACCTCGGCGAGTTCCACGCGGGTCTCGTCGTGGAGAACAAGGCTCTCCTCGGCGTCGTGAACTCCCGAGCGAGTCACTTCGAGGCCGCGAGCGAGTGGCTTGCCGAGACGGATACGGAGGCGCTCGACGGCCTGATAACCGGCGTTTTCGTTCCGGGAGAAGTTGAAGCGGCTTTTGCAGACGACGAGTCGACGATGAAGACGGTCGTCACCTTCGAGTAG
- a CDS encoding CoA-acylating methylmalonate-semialdehyde dehydrogenase, producing the protein MTSKQEQSPAAAAVPDTVQNYVGGEWRSVESDDGQPLVNPATGETLAEVPYSTAETVDEAVQTADDAFEDWRATSPVDRVQYLFDLKGELEDRQEDIAQALTREHGKTLAEGRGEIRRGIENVEVAAGIPNMLREGSGNVEGIGTNMDEHAVRQPLGVFTAITPFNFPAMIPLWFLPYAVATGNTFILKPSEKVPLSSQLIFEAVDAVDFPDGVVNLVNGSADTVNALLEHDDIAGVSFVGSTPVAQHIYETAAEHGKRVQAQGGAKNYAVVSEDAEIEQSVPNIVGSVYGNAGQRCLANDVVVGIGDAYDELREEVLDDVDDLTVGNGLDEDTDVGPLITGESADRVVEMIEDAVDEGADLVVDGRDFEHPDYPDGNFLGPTLLENVTTDMDITQTEIFGPVMALTKADDLDEAIEMVNSTEYGNASSLYTENGAEARKYRYEVDAGNIGINVGVCAPMGFFHFGGRKGSFFGDLHAQGEDAVNFYTDKTIEIQRWYSN; encoded by the coding sequence ATGACGAGCAAGCAAGAGCAGTCGCCAGCGGCGGCTGCCGTACCCGACACCGTGCAGAACTACGTCGGCGGCGAGTGGCGATCCGTCGAGAGCGACGACGGTCAGCCGCTCGTCAACCCGGCGACGGGCGAGACACTGGCCGAGGTGCCGTACTCCACCGCGGAGACGGTCGACGAGGCGGTCCAGACGGCCGACGACGCCTTCGAAGACTGGCGGGCGACCTCGCCGGTCGACCGCGTCCAGTACCTCTTCGACCTCAAGGGGGAGCTCGAAGACCGTCAGGAGGACATCGCACAGGCGCTCACGCGCGAACACGGCAAGACGCTCGCCGAGGGCCGCGGCGAGATCCGCCGCGGCATCGAGAACGTCGAGGTCGCCGCGGGCATTCCGAACATGCTCCGCGAGGGCAGCGGCAACGTCGAGGGCATCGGCACGAACATGGACGAACACGCCGTCCGTCAGCCGCTGGGCGTGTTCACGGCCATCACGCCGTTCAACTTCCCGGCGATGATCCCGCTCTGGTTCCTCCCCTACGCCGTCGCCACGGGTAACACGTTCATCCTCAAACCCAGCGAGAAGGTACCGCTGAGTTCCCAACTCATCTTCGAGGCCGTCGACGCCGTGGACTTCCCCGACGGCGTCGTCAACCTCGTCAACGGGAGCGCCGACACGGTCAACGCCCTGCTGGAACACGACGACATCGCCGGCGTCTCCTTCGTCGGCTCGACGCCGGTCGCCCAGCACATCTACGAGACGGCCGCCGAACACGGCAAGCGCGTCCAGGCGCAGGGCGGCGCGAAGAACTACGCCGTCGTCTCCGAGGACGCCGAAATCGAACAGTCGGTTCCGAATATCGTCGGCTCCGTCTACGGCAACGCCGGCCAGCGCTGTCTCGCCAACGACGTCGTCGTCGGCATCGGCGACGCCTACGACGAACTGCGCGAGGAGGTTCTCGACGACGTCGACGACTTGACGGTGGGTAACGGTCTCGACGAGGACACCGACGTCGGCCCGCTCATCACGGGCGAATCGGCCGACCGCGTCGTCGAGATGATCGAGGACGCGGTCGACGAAGGTGCGGACCTCGTCGTCGACGGCCGGGACTTCGAACACCCGGACTACCCCGACGGAAACTTCCTCGGACCGACGCTGCTGGAAAACGTCACGACGGACATGGACATCACCCAGACCGAGATCTTCGGCCCGGTGATGGCCCTGACGAAGGCCGACGACTTGGACGAGGCCATCGAGATGGTCAACAGCACGGAGTACGGCAACGCCTCCTCGCTGTACACCGAGAACGGCGCAGAGGCACGCAAGTACCGGTACGAGGTGGACGCGGGCAACATCGGCATCAACGTCGGCGTCTGCGCGCCGATGGGCTTCTTCCACTTCGGCGGTCGGAAGGGGTCGTTCTTCGGCGACCTTCACGCGCAGGGCGAGGACGCCGTGAACTTCTACACCGACAAGACGATCGAGATCCAGCGCTGGTACAGCAACTGA
- a CDS encoding SDR family NAD(P)-dependent oxidoreductase: MGRVDFDFAGETVIVTGGSSGIGRAIALAFGEAGATVLNADIDPDPKDVDAERPTHEVIEADGGTAEYAETDVSNPDDLAAVVEAAREYGGVDVMVNNAGWFTRGDLFSVDQETFDRIHGVNTNGVFFGTQAAAADMRDRGDGGVIVNTASISSTHAQPDQIPYDSTKGAIRMITRGAALELADEDVRVNAVAPGHIATEFGSGAEKKEESVAADDLLKPIPLDRPGYPEDIAPTVLFLASEQADYVTGEMVYVDGGWQTF, translated from the coding sequence ATGGGACGAGTCGACTTCGACTTCGCAGGAGAGACTGTCATCGTCACCGGCGGCAGTTCCGGCATCGGTCGGGCCATCGCGCTCGCCTTCGGCGAGGCGGGAGCGACCGTACTAAACGCGGATATCGACCCCGATCCGAAGGACGTCGACGCCGAGCGGCCGACGCACGAGGTCATCGAGGCCGACGGCGGCACGGCCGAGTACGCCGAAACCGACGTCTCGAATCCGGACGACCTCGCGGCCGTCGTCGAGGCCGCCCGCGAGTACGGCGGCGTGGACGTGATGGTGAACAACGCCGGCTGGTTCACCCGCGGCGACCTCTTCTCGGTCGATCAGGAGACGTTCGATCGAATCCACGGCGTCAACACGAACGGCGTCTTCTTCGGCACGCAAGCGGCCGCCGCGGACATGCGAGACAGAGGCGACGGCGGCGTCATCGTCAACACGGCCTCTATCAGTTCGACGCACGCCCAACCCGACCAGATTCCCTACGACTCCACGAAGGGCGCGATACGGATGATAACGCGTGGAGCGGCGCTGGAACTGGCCGACGAGGACGTCCGGGTCAACGCCGTCGCGCCGGGTCACATCGCCACCGAGTTCGGCTCCGGTGCCGAGAAGAAAGAGGAGTCCGTCGCCGCCGACGACCTGCTGAAGCCCATCCCGCTGGACCGACCGGGCTACCCCGAAGACATCGCACCGACGGTGCTCTTTCTCGCCAGCGAACAGGCCGACTACGTCACGGGTGAGATGGTGTACGTCGACGGCGGCTGGCAGACCTTCTGA
- a CDS encoding aldo/keto reductase, translating to MFDTATRLGFGTYSLTGDEGSAVVETAIDTGYRHVDTARLYENEREVGDAIAAAGIDRDDLFVATKVAHFEEPEKTPEYVREAVTDSFDRLGLDRIDLLYHHWPKNQDEIETVLPLLAEYVEDGRVDNLGVSNYTTDDLDLARDLVDVPIAANQVEMHPLLQQTEMREYLDEMDAQLVAYSPLAQGEVFSEGAINSVAEKHGVSEAVVSLAWLLSKENVAAIPRSSSIEHLKDNFGAIDLELDDEDVERIDGIERTHRCEDPSWMTW from the coding sequence GTGTTCGACACCGCCACGCGACTCGGCTTCGGGACGTACAGTCTGACGGGCGACGAGGGGAGCGCCGTCGTCGAGACGGCCATCGACACGGGCTACCGGCACGTCGATACGGCGCGCCTCTACGAGAACGAACGCGAGGTGGGCGACGCCATCGCCGCCGCCGGTATCGACCGCGACGACCTCTTCGTCGCCACCAAGGTCGCCCATTTCGAGGAACCGGAGAAGACCCCGGAGTACGTCCGCGAGGCCGTCACCGATAGCTTCGACCGCCTCGGACTGGACCGCATCGACCTCCTCTATCACCACTGGCCGAAGAACCAGGACGAGATCGAGACGGTCCTGCCCCTACTCGCGGAGTACGTCGAGGACGGCCGCGTGGACAACCTCGGGGTCAGCAACTACACCACCGACGACCTCGATCTCGCCCGCGACCTCGTAGATGTGCCCATCGCCGCCAATCAGGTCGAGATGCACCCGCTGCTCCAGCAGACCGAGATGCGCGAGTACTTAGACGAGATGGACGCCCAACTCGTCGCGTACTCGCCGCTGGCACAGGGCGAGGTGTTCTCCGAGGGCGCGATCAATTCCGTCGCGGAGAAACACGGCGTCTCAGAGGCGGTCGTCAGCCTCGCGTGGTTGCTCTCGAAGGAGAACGTCGCGGCGATTCCCCGCTCGAGTTCCATCGAGCACCTGAAGGACAACTTCGGGGCGATAGATCTCGAACTCGACGACGAGGACGTCGAGCGCATCGACGGTATCGAGCGGACCCACCGCTGTGAAGACCCGTCGTGGATGACGTGGTAA
- the iolM gene encoding scyllo-inosose 3-dehydrogenase: MRALVLDAEWNPRPQYDLSDDERDRQRAMNSGQIWRDPELSVEERDRPEPADDEVLVRVKYAGICGSDVSMYETGDDGYMHYSAYTQLPSVTGHEFSGVVVENGDDANLFEEGEPVTAEVTDYCGRCQMCRQGFHGHCENFEQLGFTMDGAFAEYVAVPEKILWSVASLERAYDDEDDLFRAAATVEPSTICYYGLFGRAEGIWPGDYHVYHGTGPIGLTGMNVSRASGAGKVIAFEPSDPRREIAHEMGFEHVYDPLDVDPVETIAEVTDGEGADVHVETSGAVDATYPVIEDSLAERANVVHISNAGSDPEIALRKYQGSSAQLYGSEGHTGQQVFPRTIRLMASGQLDNLPMITSTYDLEDADEAVEQAAKRVDGKVLVQMS; encoded by the coding sequence ATGCGAGCCCTAGTACTCGATGCGGAGTGGAATCCGCGGCCGCAGTACGACCTCTCGGACGACGAGCGAGACCGACAGCGCGCGATGAACTCCGGGCAGATCTGGCGGGACCCCGAACTCTCCGTCGAAGAACGCGACCGGCCCGAACCCGCAGACGACGAGGTGCTCGTCCGCGTGAAGTACGCGGGGATCTGCGGCAGCGACGTCTCGATGTACGAGACCGGCGACGACGGCTACATGCACTACTCGGCGTACACACAGCTACCGAGTGTCACCGGCCACGAGTTCTCCGGCGTCGTCGTCGAGAACGGCGACGACGCGAACCTCTTCGAGGAGGGCGAACCCGTCACCGCCGAAGTCACCGACTACTGCGGCCGCTGCCAGATGTGCCGACAGGGCTTTCACGGCCACTGCGAGAACTTCGAACAGCTCGGTTTCACGATGGACGGAGCGTTCGCCGAGTACGTCGCCGTCCCCGAGAAGATCCTCTGGAGCGTCGCCTCGCTGGAGCGGGCCTACGACGACGAGGACGACCTGTTCCGGGCGGCCGCCACCGTCGAACCGAGCACTATCTGCTACTACGGGCTGTTCGGGCGGGCCGAGGGCATCTGGCCCGGCGACTACCACGTCTATCACGGCACCGGCCCCATCGGCCTCACCGGGATGAACGTCTCGCGAGCGTCTGGGGCGGGGAAGGTCATCGCGTTCGAGCCGTCGGACCCCCGCCGCGAGATTGCCCACGAGATGGGGTTCGAACACGTCTACGACCCGCTCGACGTCGACCCGGTCGAGACCATCGCCGAGGTGACCGACGGGGAAGGGGCGGACGTCCACGTCGAGACCAGTGGTGCGGTGGACGCGACCTACCCCGTCATCGAAGACTCGCTGGCTGAACGCGCCAACGTCGTCCACATCAGCAACGCCGGCTCCGATCCCGAGATCGCGCTCCGGAAGTACCAGGGTAGCAGCGCTCAACTGTACGGCTCCGAAGGCCACACCGGTCAGCAGGTGTTCCCGCGGACAATTCGACTGATGGCCAGCGGCCAGCTCGACAACCTGCCGATGATCACCTCGACGTACGACCTCGAAGACGCCGACGAGGCCGTCGAACAGGCCGCGAAGCGGGTCGACGGGAAAGTACTCGTCCAGATGAGCTGA
- a CDS encoding thiamine pyrophosphate-binding protein, protein MPRLNGGEIIAKYLEKEGVEYLVGIPGHGSTNLLDAFNDSEVEVIQPRHEEGATHLADGYARASGDPLAVFTSIGPGATNTVTGAATAYVDSIPMVIFTGAPQTHEYGEGILQEIERQKPGDFPSVMEPVTKQSFVADDVEQLPRILRRAFQVALSGRPGPVHVDVPMDVQGAAADVELPEPTQSRPHSRPGGDPRTVSDAAELLEEAERPVIVPGGGTMLAEAWDEVQELAEHLQAPVIPTFQSKGIIPEDHDLFVGYAGWIGSTAGNELASNADVILAVGCRFTDMHTSSFEEGVSFEIPPSKLIHVDIDPEEIGKNYPVEVGIQGDAKVVTRQITEELQERMDPVSTEDNEYYDEIQGLWEEWESMVAERWEDDAVPMSISRAIASLRNALPRDGVVVSSAGQPQETVNPEFPVYEPRTNISCGGFSTMGFGVSAAIGAKLAKPDSPVVDVEGDGSFMMCNQEVACAVQHDIDVNYLIVNNHGWKSIRNLQVAKYGWDRVLDTEFDEETDIDFMSMADGLGVEFAERVVKPENLDGVLEEALAHDGPAIVEAMVEPDNPDSGAIVTGEWDLADLEK, encoded by the coding sequence ATGCCCAGACTGAACGGTGGCGAGATCATCGCCAAGTACCTGGAGAAAGAGGGCGTCGAGTACCTCGTCGGCATTCCCGGCCACGGGAGCACGAACCTGCTCGACGCCTTCAACGACTCCGAAGTAGAGGTCATTCAACCGCGACACGAAGAGGGAGCGACACACCTCGCGGACGGCTACGCCCGCGCGAGCGGCGATCCGCTTGCCGTCTTCACGTCCATCGGGCCCGGTGCGACGAATACGGTCACCGGCGCGGCGACGGCCTACGTCGACTCCATCCCGATGGTCATCTTCACGGGCGCGCCCCAGACCCACGAATACGGGGAGGGAATTCTCCAAGAGATCGAGCGCCAGAAGCCCGGTGACTTCCCCAGCGTGATGGAGCCGGTGACCAAGCAGAGCTTCGTCGCCGACGACGTCGAGCAACTCCCGCGCATCCTCCGCCGCGCGTTCCAGGTCGCGCTCTCCGGGCGGCCCGGGCCGGTCCACGTCGACGTCCCGATGGACGTCCAGGGCGCGGCCGCCGACGTCGAGCTACCCGAACCGACTCAGAGCCGACCGCACAGCCGTCCCGGCGGTGACCCGCGAACGGTCTCAGACGCCGCGGAACTGCTCGAAGAGGCCGAGCGGCCGGTCATCGTCCCCGGCGGCGGAACGATGCTCGCCGAGGCCTGGGACGAGGTACAGGAACTGGCCGAACATCTGCAAGCGCCGGTCATCCCGACCTTCCAGTCGAAGGGGATCATCCCCGAGGACCACGACCTCTTCGTCGGCTACGCGGGCTGGATCGGCTCGACGGCGGGCAACGAACTCGCGTCGAACGCCGACGTGATACTGGCGGTGGGGTGCCGGTTCACGGACATGCACACGTCGTCGTTCGAGGAGGGGGTCAGTTTCGAGATTCCGCCGAGTAAGCTCATCCACGTCGACATCGACCCCGAGGAGATCGGGAAGAACTACCCGGTCGAGGTCGGCATCCAGGGCGACGCGAAGGTCGTCACGCGCCAGATAACTGAGGAACTCCAGGAGCGGATGGACCCGGTCTCGACAGAGGACAACGAGTACTACGACGAGATTCAGGGTCTCTGGGAGGAGTGGGAGTCGATGGTCGCCGAGCGATGGGAAGACGACGCGGTGCCGATGAGCATTTCCAGGGCTATCGCCAGCCTCCGGAACGCCCTGCCTCGCGACGGCGTCGTCGTCTCCAGCGCGGGCCAGCCACAGGAGACGGTCAACCCCGAGTTCCCGGTGTACGAACCGCGCACGAACATCTCCTGTGGCGGGTTCTCGACGATGGGCTTCGGCGTCTCCGCGGCTATCGGCGCGAAACTCGCCAAGCCCGACAGCCCGGTCGTCGACGTCGAGGGCGACGGGAGCTTCATGATGTGCAACCAGGAGGTGGCCTGCGCCGTCCAGCACGACATCGACGTGAACTACCTCATCGTCAACAATCACGGCTGGAAGTCCATCCGAAACCTGCAGGTCGCGAAGTACGGCTGGGACCGCGTGCTCGATACGGAGTTCGACGAGGAGACCGACATCGACTTCATGTCGATGGCCGACGGGTTGGGCGTCGAGTTCGCCGAACGCGTGGTTAAGCCGGAGAACTTGGACGGCGTCCTCGAAGAGGCGCTCGCCCACGACGGCCCGGCCATCGTCGAAGCGATGGTCGAACCGGACAACCCCGATTCCGGGGCCATCGTCACCGGCGAGTGGGACCTCGCGGACCTCGAAAAGTAA